CCATTAATTACATCTCGCTTTTATTGTCCTTCAAAAATAAATGCTAAAAGCGGGGCATGTGCTAAAATATATCACAGGAAAACTATTAGCGCAAAGGTAATTTATACCATCGAATCCTTTAAATTACATCAAAGGAGCAAGTACACGTAGGGCTGAGCGTCCTAAAGCTTTATACCATCTAACATCCATTAACTCTTCTAAATTTATCTCCTTACAAAGTTCTAAAGTACTTAAAAAATCATTTTTAATTTCAAAAACACTTTTACTATTATACATCCATACTCCACATTCAAAGTGCAAGTACAAACTTCTAAAATCCATATTTATAGTACCAACAACCCCATACTCATCATCAGATACATATGTTTTCGAATGAATAAATCCAGGTGTATATTCATATATCTTCACTCCACTTTCAATTAGAACCTTATAATAAGACCTAGTAACTGAATGGACATACCATTTATCAGCTTTATGAGGAGTAATTATTCGAATATCAATTCCTGCCTTAGCTGCAGAACTTAAAGCAATCACCATTTCATTATCAATAATCAAATATGGTGTGGTTATATAAACATATTTTCTAGCCTTATTAATTAAGTTAAGATATACAATCTCACTAACAGTTTCATCATCTAATGGACTATCTGCAAATGGTTGAATATAACCTTGCTCTTCGTTTAGGTTCTCTTCTAAGAAAGGTTTATCATTTTTAAACTCAGTAAAATCCTCTTCAATTCCCCTAAGATAATCCCACATACTTAAAAACATTACAGTCATACTCCATACTGCTTCTCCCTTAAGCATAATAGCTGAATCCTTCCAATGTCCATACTTCTCTAATCTATTTATATATTCATCCGCTAAGTTTATACCACCTGTAAAAGCTGTATGACCATCAACAATTGTAATTTTACGATGATCTCGATTATTAAGTCTAGGGGACAATATCGGTATTAAAGGATTAAAAACAGCACACTTAATTCCCATTCTCTCTAATTTCTCATGGTATTTATAAGGTAAAGTAAACAAACAACCCACATCATCATATATAAGACGTACATCTACACCATTTTCAGCCTTTTCTAGCAATATCTCTAGAATACTATCCCACATCTCACCTTTCTCAATAATAAAATATTCCATGAAGATATAATCTTTAGCTTTTCTTAGCTCTTCCATTAATTTATCATATTTTAATTCACCATCTGGAAGATACTCACTTACTGTATTGCGATAAGGAGGATAGTATGCATAATCTTGTATATACCTGGAGTGATTAACAGCAATGTCATTTTGTTTTTTCATCTCATCTAAAATAAACTCTCGAGGAGGTAATGCCTTTTTAGTTTTCTCTTCTATGAAATTCATTTTTTTCTTAGCTCTTTTACTCATCTTATTTCCACCAAATAAAAGATAAAACAATCCACCAAAAATCGGGAATAACAAAATCGGTATAATCCATGCCAGCTTATATGCTGGATTAATATGATTATTTATAATACCTAACACTGCAACTACACTTATCAGTATACTTGCACCATAGAAAAAAACAAAATATTCGTTAAATTGCAAAATTACAGCTATTAAAACTAATAGCTGTACTAATATTGCAAAAGCTAATAAAGAACTTCTATGAAACAATATCTTTTTTAGAAATTTCATAAGTACTCACACTCAATTTTTTATAATTTATTAAAATTATTTATTCATTAGATTATCCCAAAGTGATATATCAACTATACTCCGACTGTAAGCTTAATCTACTTTTCAGGTTTTTTATATTTTTTCAAGCGCTAAATAATATATTCTCTAATAACTTCTTCCTTCCTGCTAAGTTCTATAGAAAAATTAAAAAACTTCTACAAATACTGGTCAATATTAGCTAAATTAAGCAATTATATAAAATACAAGAGCTGATAAATTAAGTCCTAAAATAGTAGCAACTAAGATGTCTAGGGGATAATGCAAACCTATCATTATCCTTGATATAGCTGTAAAAGCAGCAAATATTAGCAATAAAAAACCTATCACTATATTAATATATGAAATAGCAATAGCAATTGCAAATGCTGAAGCTGTATGTTTGCTAGGCATAGAACTATCATCCCTATGTTCAATTAAACTTTCAATTGGCAAAGTTAAAAAAGGACGAGGTCTATAATAAATAAATCTTATTATATTTACAGTAAGTAAGGTTAAAGCCGGCCCAAGAAGTAAAGGAAGAAATCTATTATCTTTCATAAATACTAGACTTATAATAAAGATTAAATAAATAATAGCAAATATCTTTGAAGAAAGCTTAGTTATATTAAGCATTATTCTAGCCAAAGACTCATTGTTCTTAGCTAAATTAAAAAGAATCATAAAAATACGTTTATCAATAATAATCACCTCTATCTTTTCTGACTCAGTCAATCTACTTATTGGAATTACTTTTCTTCTTATTTTACTATGATT
This genomic interval from Halanaerobiaceae bacterium ANBcell28 contains the following:
- a CDS encoding phosphatase PAP2 family protein, which produces MFLNAELSPTCLQCPSNHSKIRRKVIPISRLTESEKIEVIIIDKRIFMILFNLAKNNESLARIMLNITKLSSKIFAIIYLIFIISLVFMKDNRFLPLLLGPALTLLTVNIIRFIYYRPRPFLTLPIESLIEHRDDSSMPSKHTASAFAIAIAISYINIVIGFLLLIFAAFTAISRIMIGLHYPLDILVATILGLNLSALVFYIIA
- the cls gene encoding cardiolipin synthase → MKFLKKILFHRSSLLAFAILVQLLVLIAVILQFNEYFVFFYGASILISVVAVLGIINNHINPAYKLAWIIPILLFPIFGGLFYLLFGGNKMSKRAKKKMNFIEEKTKKALPPREFILDEMKKQNDIAVNHSRYIQDYAYYPPYRNTVSEYLPDGELKYDKLMEELRKAKDYIFMEYFIIEKGEMWDSILEILLEKAENGVDVRLIYDDVGCLFTLPYKYHEKLERMGIKCAVFNPLIPILSPRLNNRDHRKITIVDGHTAFTGGINLADEYINRLEKYGHWKDSAIMLKGEAVWSMTVMFLSMWDYLRGIEEDFTEFKNDKPFLEENLNEEQGYIQPFADSPLDDETVSEIVYLNLINKARKYVYITTPYLIIDNEMVIALSSAAKAGIDIRIITPHKADKWYVHSVTRSYYKVLIESGVKIYEYTPGFIHSKTYVSDDEYGVVGTINMDFRSLYLHFECGVWMYNSKSVFEIKNDFLSTLELCKEINLEELMDVRWYKALGRSALRVLAPLM